In Paenibacillus sonchi, the genomic stretch TGTGCTGGTACTGGCGATCTCTTGGGTGCTCGCGGAAATTTCCTCGGAAGAAGCGGCAACACTCTGCGAATTCATCACGATGCCATTAATCAGATCCTTCAAATTATTAACCATCCGGTTCAGCGCACTGGCCAGCTGTCCCACTTCATCCTTGGTTGTGATTTCTGCCTGTTGGGTCAGATTGCCGTTTGCCACCTCGGAAGCCAATCCCAGCATCACTATCAGCGGTCTTGAGATCGATCTGGCAATAACATAACCAATAAGAATGCTGACAATTACCGCCCCGATCACTACAGAGATGGTCAAGACCAGCGCGGAGGAATACGTATCCTCGGAGTGTTTGTTCGTTTCGTCTGCGAGCCGCACATTCTCATCAATTAAACCATTCATATAGACAACGACTTTTTCTCCTTGCTGCGCCAGATGCAATCTAAATGCATTAAATTCAGTCGGGTCCTCTTTCTCTGCTAAAATCAGCCCCTGGCTAAACATTTTCATGTAAATCTCATATTCTTTATCAAAATTACCCAGCAGCTCCTGCTCTTTCGGAGTAGTAGCAAGCGGCCGGTAATTGTTAAAATACTTCTCAATTTCCCCGGTTGCTTTTTCGATCTGCTCCTTGTAGCCGGATATTTCCTCAACAGCTGTTGCAATGCTCATATCCCGCAGGGCTACTCTAATGCTCTGGTACTTGATTTGGGCAGCCGATAAATCCCGGACTGAAATCAGGTTGTTGTTATACATCTCTTTCATGTTCGCGTTGGCACTGCGCAGCGAGAAGATCGAAAACACGCCAAGTCCCGCGAGAATCAAGGATACAATCAAAAACGCGGAAATGATTTTTGTTGCTGTCTTCAAATTACCGAACCATTTCATTTGAATTCCCCCTAAGGTTAACGTTGTTGCGTCCAGCTGATGGACATACCTCCTCCCCTGGCATGCCACCGAGACATCTTAGCTATCTTTCGACATTTTTCGCAAAAATTTTAATAGTTAATTTTAACTATAGTAAAATTTAATTAATCCCCCAGTCTACCCTATTGTGTATCCCATATGTATATTGTAAACGGTTACATTATTATTGATATTTCTCTTTACAATAAATGCGAAAAAGTTATAAATAAACAAGCGCTGGGATTCTACCTTACCTCGGAACCGAATACGGTCATCGATATTACCAGCTGCTTCGATCAGAAGCTGGCCGCCATGGCGCTGCACAGCAGCCAGTTCAGCGGGGAAACGCTGGCGCTATACCGGCTGTATTTCATGGAGAAAGGGCGGCTTCAATTAATGCCTCAATTTCACCGGGAGTGTGAAAAAAAAGCGTCTGTCCAAAAGCAATCCGCTTCCGTCGAGGAAATCTGTTTCTCCTCCAAAATCGATTGTATCCACCTGGTGTTAAGGAAGCCGGGATCACTTTTGACAAGATGCGGGTAAATAAACAATCTATTCACATATGCTGCGGCAAGCAGACCGCCCGGTCTAAGAACCCTCAGACATTCCCGGATGCATGTATCCTGATCCGGCACCAAGATCCAGAATTTGCGAATTCCCCTTGAGGTACGTATCCAGAAAATGGGTAGTTGTGATAAATTCTAGTCTTCTTGCATGATCCGTTGTCAGTCCCTTCACAATGCGAGCCGGTAATAAGGCAGCGTCAGCGACGGCTTGAAGCCCAGCTTCTGTGCCAGATAATAAGACCCCTGATTCTCCAGGCGGCAGGCCCATACCGGCTCCAGACGATGGTCAAGGCAATAATCGATCAACGCGGCGCATACGGTAAATGCATACCCTTTTCCCCGTGAAGCTTCCGCTGTCTCTATCCCGATTTCGAGCTGATCCGCCGTGATACAGGACGAAAATGCAGTAGAAGCAACCCCGCCATCCTCCAGGATACTGTAGCCGGCGCCTTCAGCCACAAAATGTTCTTCATCCCGCCAAAAAAAACGCGGAAGCACTGAACCGGTCTGAGCAAAAAAATGCTCTTTTCCCGTTCGTACCAGGTCTGCCTCCTGCTTGAAGAACTGCGCCCGTGCTGCACAATAGGCTTCACGGTCAAAGCTGAAATTCACTCTGGTATTTTTTTCTATGGCCCGGTAATTGTCCTGACCGGATTCCCTGCCGCCTGCCGGCAATGTGCTGTTATGCGCAGCAGCTATAGCATCGATCCGCTCACTCCAGTCTCCGGCCGGGTCTCCCTGCAGCCACTCTGCCTGTATGCGGTTTTCCCCTCTGCCCGTTATGTAATCCGACAACCGGTGATGAAAATCCGGATTCGCAGCAGCTCCATAGACCAATGACATTCCATAAGGATGGACGACATAGAACGCACCCGGCTTTTCTTTGCTGTCGGCATACACTTTCCCCGGAATACGCTGCTCCAGCACAGCCCTGGCAAAAAGTGTATTTATTTTCACTTGATCCAGCGCAGGCAACCCTTTGTAATAGTCTTGAACCTCCAGTTCAATCATCTTTTAGCCCCTTTCAGAAGTTTAGTAATTTTCCTCAGTATACTATATTCTGATTTGCACTATGGGTTGGAAAGTTTGGAAGGATACGTCTCATATCAATAATGGGATTAAAAAACAGCCTTACACCGTTAATCGTATGTTATAATACATTCAGCCAATTTCTATTAATTAGTTCTATTAAAAAATGATCTGACTTGAAAGGATATAAGCGATGATTATTCCAGTTCCAGAAGTGAATTTTACAGCCTCCCCTTCCTATAATCCGAGCCTCAAAAATGTGGTCATTCTCGCCACCGGGGGTACTATTGCAGGCAGCGGCGAAGCGCATAAAACCTTGAATTACGAGCCTGGTGCTCTGTCGATACAGGATTTGCTGGACAGTGTCCCCCATCTTGAACGTGTAGCCAATTGCGCAGGAGTACAGGTCAGCAATCTGTGCAGCGCCGATATAACCAGTGAGCACTGGCTGACCCTGGCGGCCCTGATCAACACCCTGGCACTCCGTGAAGATGTGCATGGTTTTGTGATCACACACGGCACGGATACCCTGGACGAAACGTCGTACTTTCTTAATCTCGTAATCAAAACGGACAAACCGGTCATCATTACCGGCTCCATGCGCCCGGCTACGGCCATCAGTCCGGATGGACCGCTGAATTTGTACCAGTCGGTAGCTCTGGCGGCCAACCCGGAAGCTTCCGGCCAAGGCGTCATGGTTGTGTTTGCCGAAGGGATCTACAGTGGCCGGGATGTGCAGAAGGTCAACACCTTTAAGGCCAATGCCTTTGATGAACGGGATTTTGGATGTCTCGGCTATATGCGGGACAGCGAGGCTTTTTTCTACACCAGATCGCTCAAAAAGCATACCACCGCCGCCCAGTTCGACATTTCTGCCCTGGAACAGCTGCCGCAGGTGTCCGTAGCCTATTTCCATGTAGATGCTGATCCGGGTATTCTGGATTATCTGGCTACCCTCTCCAAAGGCATTGTCATTGCCGGAGCAGGCGGAGGCCTCTACAGCAAACCCTGGATCGATAAAGTCGGCGAGCTCAAAAATAACGATATCCCCGTTGTCCGCTGCTCGCGGATTTCCAGCGGCATTACGCTGAAGGATTCCTATATCGACCTTTCTGCCAATTCGATTCCCTGCAACAGCCTCGTGCCGCAAAAGGCACGAATCCTGCTCTCGCTGGCGCTGACCCAAACAACGGGTTATGAGGAAATCGCTGCAATGTTCAACGAATACTAGGCTAAGATAATAGCAAACCGCCCGTGAACACTCACGGGCGGTTGTTGTATATTCACGCTGAATGGGCAACCGGGAATTCAAATGAGAACAGGGCACCCCCAGATTGGCGGTTGCCCGCCTGTATCCTTCCGCCTCCGCGCTCCACAATCGCCCGCGAGATCGCAAGACCCAGCCCGGATTCTCCATCCTTGCCTTTGACAAAACGGTGGAACAGCGAAGGCAGCAATTCCTCCGGAATCCCTGGGCCGTCATCCGTAACTTGCAGGATAATCGTTCCATTTGTTCTGACAGCTTGAATTTCAATAGACCCGCCAGCATAACGTGCAGCGTTGTTCAGTACATTCAGGAGCGCCTGAAGCAGTTTATCACGGTCGGCAGCAACAATCAGAGGTTCTCCGGAAAAAGCCGTATGCAGTACGAGGTTCCTTTTAACCAGCAAAGGGTTGATCCGCTCTACCGCATCCTCCAGCAGCTCCTGCAGACAGACCTCAGCGGGCCGGTAAATATCCTCTTCACTATCCAGCTTGGCCAGCAGCGTCATTTCTGTAACCAGATTCCGCAGGCGGCTGGTCTCGCCGAGGATAATATCCAGTCCTTTCACAACCGCTTCGCCTTCAAATACTCCGTCCCGAATCCCTTCCGCATAACCCGATATAGACATTAGCGGAGACTTCAGCTCATGAGAAGCATTCTGAAAAAACTGTTTCTGCACCCGGTTGAACCGGTTCAACTCTCCTGCCATCTCATATACGGTCTCTGCAACGGCTCCGATTTCTCCACCGGCTCTGATCAGTCCGACCTCGGAGAAACGGCGGCTTTTGACTTTTTTCAGTTCCTCGCGCAGGCGGATCAGCGGATTAATCAATTTACGGGTAATGAACAGGCTGAACAAGAGCATCAGCACAGCGCCTGCAGCAAATACGAGAATCATTCTTTTTAGGAGCGCCTGCTCAATCGTCTTTATTTTGCTCATAGGCGTCAGCAGTGTCAGCTTGCCTTGCGGAATGGCATTGACTTGAACAAGGAACCGGGAATCCTCGCCGCTCCATATGCTCTGCATATTTATCGTCTGGACAGGCCTCGCTTTAGCAGCGATTCCGGACGGAGCAGCCAGCGCAGGGACGCTGCCGGATATAATATTCCCCTGCTGATCGGTGAAAATCGCCGCC encodes the following:
- a CDS encoding asparaginase, encoding MIIPVPEVNFTASPSYNPSLKNVVILATGGTIAGSGEAHKTLNYEPGALSIQDLLDSVPHLERVANCAGVQVSNLCSADITSEHWLTLAALINTLALREDVHGFVITHGTDTLDETSYFLNLVIKTDKPVIITGSMRPATAISPDGPLNLYQSVALAANPEASGQGVMVVFAEGIYSGRDVQKVNTFKANAFDERDFGCLGYMRDSEAFFYTRSLKKHTTAAQFDISALEQLPQVSVAYFHVDADPGILDYLATLSKGIVIAGAGGGLYSKPWIDKVGELKNNDIPVVRCSRISSGITLKDSYIDLSANSIPCNSLVPQKARILLSLALTQTTGYEEIAAMFNEY
- a CDS encoding methyl-accepting chemotaxis protein, yielding MKWFGNLKTATKIISAFLIVSLILAGLGVFSIFSLRSANANMKEMYNNNLISVRDLSAAQIKYQSIRVALRDMSIATAVEEISGYKEQIEKATGEIEKYFNNYRPLATTPKEQELLGNFDKEYEIYMKMFSQGLILAEKEDPTEFNAFRLHLAQQGEKVVVYMNGLIDENVRLADETNKHSEDTYSSALVLTISVVIGAVIVSILIGYVIARSISRPLIVMLGLASEVANGNLTQQAEITTKDEVGQLASALNRMVNNLKDLINGIVMNSQSVAASSEEISASTQEIASTSTTQSAASASITELFKELSLAINSVAASAEEAAELSNDTVRTAREGGYVVETSLQGMQAVNHQMTQLEEDSRKIGDIIEVIDDIAEQTNLLALNAAIEAARAGEQGRGFAVVADEVRKLAERSSDATKEITKIIKAMQENTKQSVRAVAESVEQSSMTSQAFEQIISMVNSSSLKVNEIAAACEEESAQAAEVMNSVESIAASSEESAAVSEETAATCQSLAQLAEELAQSAAAFKTH
- a CDS encoding sensor histidine kinase, with translation MKMKLVHQINLAFAASMILVLSITAVLIHYVLLDHFIGVERDGLRTLGASMTATMATQPDAYLEAAVPASAVTVPYSAASTDVAAIFTDQQGNIISGSVPALAAPSGIAAKARPVQTINMQSIWSGEDSRFLVQVNAIPQGKLTLLTPMSKIKTIEQALLKRMILVFAAGAVLMLLFSLFITRKLINPLIRLREELKKVKSRRFSEVGLIRAGGEIGAVAETVYEMAGELNRFNRVQKQFFQNASHELKSPLMSISGYAEGIRDGVFEGEAVVKGLDIILGETSRLRNLVTEMTLLAKLDSEEDIYRPAEVCLQELLEDAVERINPLLVKRNLVLHTAFSGEPLIVAADRDKLLQALLNVLNNAARYAGGSIEIQAVRTNGTIILQVTDDGPGIPEELLPSLFHRFVKGKDGESGLGLAISRAIVERGGGRIQAGNRQSGGALFSFEFPVAHSA
- a CDS encoding GNAT family N-acetyltransferase, which translates into the protein MIELEVQDYYKGLPALDQVKINTLFARAVLEQRIPGKVYADSKEKPGAFYVVHPYGMSLVYGAAANPDFHHRLSDYITGRGENRIQAEWLQGDPAGDWSERIDAIAAAHNSTLPAGGRESGQDNYRAIEKNTRVNFSFDREAYCAARAQFFKQEADLVRTGKEHFFAQTGSVLPRFFWRDEEHFVAEGAGYSILEDGGVASTAFSSCITADQLEIGIETAEASRGKGYAFTVCAALIDYCLDHRLEPVWACRLENQGSYYLAQKLGFKPSLTLPYYRLAL